One Glycine soja cultivar W05 chromosome 2, ASM419377v2, whole genome shotgun sequence genomic region harbors:
- the LOC114383707 gene encoding GATA transcription factor 8-like isoform X1: protein MTSVNVRSLFHGGHPAPFVGPPTWALLLITDFETIHSLITHSSNKQNLKNKKIKIKHTLSFFFPFVSHSHFSFSQENRKRKRKMIGNFIDDIDCGSFFDHIDDLLEFPDDNAAPVAPPANFWSAESDSLPASYTVFSDNSVTDLSAELSVSYDDIVQLEWLSNFVEDSFSGGSITMKKEEEPQCTTTTKEDIAHAQFQTASPVSVLESSSFCSGEKAASRGPEIYIPVPCGRVRSKRPRPATFNPHPVMQLISPASSTGENVQHNATTTSKAASSDSENFAESVIKGPKQASGEHKNKRKIKVTFSSGQEQQNAPSQAVRKCLHCEITKTPQWRAGPMGPKTLCNACGVRYKSGRLFPEYRPAASPTFCAAVHSNSHKKVIEMRNKTGTKSGFATDSAASPELIPNTNNSLTLEYM from the exons ATGACAAGTGTTAACGTGCGCTCTCTCTTTCACGGTGGACACCCTGCTCCTTTCGTGGGTCCCCCGACATGGGCGCTACTACTAATAACGGATTTCGAAACCATTCACAGTCTCATAACTCATTcttcaaacaaacaaaaccttaaaaacaaaaaaataaaaataaagcacACACTCTCATTCTTCTTCCCCTTCGTTTCTCATTCACACTTTTCATTTTCTcaggaaaatagaaaaagaaaaagaaaaatgattggaAACTTCATCGACGACATTGACTGCGGCAGCTTCTTCGACCACATCGACGACCTCCTCGAATTCCCCGACGACAACGCCGCGCCGGTCGCTCCTCCGGCGAACTTCTGGTCCGCCGAGTCCGACTCGCTCCCCGCCTCCTACACGGTGTTTTCCGACAACTCCGTGACGGACCTCTCGGCGGAGCTCTCTGTTTCG TATGACGACATAGTGCAATTAGAATGGCTGTCCAATTTTGTCGAGGACTCTTTCTCTGGTGGGAGCATCACCATGAAGAAAGAGGAGGAGCCACaatgcaccaccaccaccaaagaGGACATAGCTCATGCCCAATTTCAGACAGCAAGCCCGGTCTCAGTCCTTGAAAGCAGCAGTTTCTGCTCCGGCGAGAAGGCTGCATCTCGCGGCCCGGAGATTTACATCCCCGTGCCATGTGGGCGTGTGCGCAGCAAGCGCCCACGCCCTGCAACCTTCAACCCCCATCCAGTGATGCAGCTAATCTCCCCTGCATCCTCCACTGGCGAGAACGTGCAGCACAACGCCACCACCACTTCCAAGGCGGCCTCATCAGATTCCGAGAATTTTGCCGAGTCAGTGATCAAGGGGCCAAAGCAGGCCTCTGGGGAGCACAAGAACAAAAGGAAGATCAAGGTGACTTTCTCATCAGGTCAAGAGCAGCAGAATGCACCATCACAGGCAGTTAGGAAATGCTTGCACTGTGAGATAACCAAGACACCACAGTGGAGGGCAGGGCCAATGGGGCCGAAAACACTCTGCAATGCTTGTGGCGTGCGCTACAAGTCAGGCCGGCTTTTCCCCGAATACCGCCCTGCAGCAAGCCCAACATTTTGCGCGGCCGTGCACTCCAACTCCCACAAGAAGGTTATTGAAATGAGAAACAAGACAGGCACCAAATCTGGCTTTGCAACTGATTCTGCTGCCTCACCAGAACTCATTCCAAACACTAACAACAGCCTTACCCTTGAATACATGTGA
- the LOC114383707 gene encoding GATA transcription factor 8-like isoform X2, with protein sequence MIGNFIDDIDCGSFFDHIDDLLEFPDDNAAPVAPPANFWSAESDSLPASYTVFSDNSVTDLSAELSVSYDDIVQLEWLSNFVEDSFSGGSITMKKEEEPQCTTTTKEDIAHAQFQTASPVSVLESSSFCSGEKAASRGPEIYIPVPCGRVRSKRPRPATFNPHPVMQLISPASSTGENVQHNATTTSKAASSDSENFAESVIKGPKQASGEHKNKRKIKVTFSSGQEQQNAPSQAVRKCLHCEITKTPQWRAGPMGPKTLCNACGVRYKSGRLFPEYRPAASPTFCAAVHSNSHKKVIEMRNKTGTKSGFATDSAASPELIPNTNNSLTLEYM encoded by the exons atgattggaAACTTCATCGACGACATTGACTGCGGCAGCTTCTTCGACCACATCGACGACCTCCTCGAATTCCCCGACGACAACGCCGCGCCGGTCGCTCCTCCGGCGAACTTCTGGTCCGCCGAGTCCGACTCGCTCCCCGCCTCCTACACGGTGTTTTCCGACAACTCCGTGACGGACCTCTCGGCGGAGCTCTCTGTTTCG TATGACGACATAGTGCAATTAGAATGGCTGTCCAATTTTGTCGAGGACTCTTTCTCTGGTGGGAGCATCACCATGAAGAAAGAGGAGGAGCCACaatgcaccaccaccaccaaagaGGACATAGCTCATGCCCAATTTCAGACAGCAAGCCCGGTCTCAGTCCTTGAAAGCAGCAGTTTCTGCTCCGGCGAGAAGGCTGCATCTCGCGGCCCGGAGATTTACATCCCCGTGCCATGTGGGCGTGTGCGCAGCAAGCGCCCACGCCCTGCAACCTTCAACCCCCATCCAGTGATGCAGCTAATCTCCCCTGCATCCTCCACTGGCGAGAACGTGCAGCACAACGCCACCACCACTTCCAAGGCGGCCTCATCAGATTCCGAGAATTTTGCCGAGTCAGTGATCAAGGGGCCAAAGCAGGCCTCTGGGGAGCACAAGAACAAAAGGAAGATCAAGGTGACTTTCTCATCAGGTCAAGAGCAGCAGAATGCACCATCACAGGCAGTTAGGAAATGCTTGCACTGTGAGATAACCAAGACACCACAGTGGAGGGCAGGGCCAATGGGGCCGAAAACACTCTGCAATGCTTGTGGCGTGCGCTACAAGTCAGGCCGGCTTTTCCCCGAATACCGCCCTGCAGCAAGCCCAACATTTTGCGCGGCCGTGCACTCCAACTCCCACAAGAAGGTTATTGAAATGAGAAACAAGACAGGCACCAAATCTGGCTTTGCAACTGATTCTGCTGCCTCACCAGAACTCATTCCAAACACTAACAACAGCCTTACCCTTGAATACATGTGA
- the LOC114383721 gene encoding uncharacterized protein LOC114383721, with translation MLSIIPLDISVSSTLAKVSPFNNSFKKPTSFPSKLSPSSDEFSLLSLSHSGICRASQVVDLFPTVSPEIIVREARLEDYWGVAETHCKCFFPEYSFPLDFVLRIDRLVVAMLAAMLAGFFRPRDCRRICLVAVIDSSLDESFSFESEGLKIGGFDGKFSLNKGYVAGILTVDNNADFLPRKGPRRHRRTGIAYISNVAVRENFRRKGIAKKLIAKAECHARSWGCRAIALHCDLNNPVATMLYKGQGYKCIMVPEGANWPQPRTSPDIRFNFMMKLLKNSLGRK, from the exons ATGCTGTCTATTATTCCTTTGGATATCTCGGTATCCTCAACTCTTGCCAAAGTCTCACCTTTCAATAACAGTTTTAAGAAACCAACCTCTTTCCCATCCAAGCTTTCACCTTCCTCTGATGAATTCTCTCTCCTTTCTCTCTCCCACTCAG GAATTTGCAGGGCTAGTCAAGTTGTTGATTTGTTCCCAACCGTGTCCCCCGAAATTATTGTCCGCGAGGCAAGGTTGGAGGACTACTGGGGAGTGGCAGAGACGCACTGCAAGTGCTTCTTCCCTGAATATTCCTTCCCATTAGATTTTGTGCTGAGGATAGACAGATTGGTGGTGGCTATGTTAGCAGCTATGTTAGCCGGATTCTTTAGGCCTAGAGATTGCAGAAGAATCTGTTTGGTGGCTGTTATTGACAGCTCACTTGATGAGTCATTTTCATTTGAAAGTGAGGGTCTCAAGATTGGTGGTTTTGATGGGAAATTCAGCCTCAACAAGGGCTATGTGGCTGGTATATTAACAGTAGACAATAATGCAGACTTTTTACCAAGAAAGGGGCCACGACGACATAGAAG gACTGGAATTGCATACATATCAAATGTGGcggtccgggaaaattttcggAGAAAGGGGATAGCTAAGAAATTGATAGCAAAGGCAGAGTGTCATGCCAGAAGTTGGGGCTGTCGTGCCATTGCATTGCACTGTGACTTGAACAATCCTGTGGCCACAATGTTATACAAAGGACAAGGTTACAAATGTATCATGGTTCCAGAAGGAGCAAATTGGCCTCAGCCAAGAACCTCACCAGACATCAGATTCAACTTCATGATGAAACTTCTCAAAAATTCACTTGGGAGGAAGTAA
- the LOC114383730 gene encoding mRNA-decapping enzyme subunit 2-like, producing MSNHHRSSSKNGLPPQELLDDLCSRFVLNVPKEDLQSFERILFLVEYAHWFYEDNSVENNPSLKSLNLKEFTSLLFNSCDVLKPYVAHIDDIFKDFTSYKVRVPVTGAIILDETYERCLLVKGWKGSSWSFPRGKKSKDEEDHACAIREVMEETGFDVSKLLNKDEYLEVIFGQQRVRLYIIAGVKDDTAFAPLTKKEISEIAWHRLDELQPASDEVISRSITGLKLYMVAPFLASLKSWISTHQPAMAPRPDLPLKGICVWKAKPGSIGSSSTVMDIQPTKPEPDSHTPDLGPGKSFRNFRFDTASILQAMETSFSS from the exons ATGTCTAATCATCACCGTTCTTCCTCCAAGAACGGTCTTCCACCTCAAGAACTCCTTGACGATCTCTGCAG CCGATTTGTGCTAAATGTGCCAAAGGAAGATCTTCAGTCATTTGAAAGGATCTTGTTTCTTGTGGAGTACGCACATTGGTTTTATGAAGATAATTCTGTAGAAAATAATCCATCTCTGAAGTCATTAAATCTGAAGGAGTTCACTTCTTTAC TGTTCAATAGCTGTGATGTTTTGAAGCCTTATGTGGCCCATATAGATGATATTTTCAAGGACTTCACTTCCTATAAGGTTCGAGTTCCTGTAACTGGGGCAATAATTCTTGATGAAACATATGAAAGG TGCTTGCTAGTGAAGGGATGGAAAGGTTCAAGTTGGAGCTTCCCTCGTGGAAAAAAGAGCAAAGACGAAGAAGATCATGCATGTGCCATTAGAGAA GTCATGGAAGAAACAGGTTTTGATGTTTCAAAACTTCTGAACAAGGATGAATACCTTGAAGTTATTTTTGGACAACAGAGAGTTAGGCTTTACATTATTGCTGGAGTGAAAGATGATACAGCATTTGCTCCTCTTACCAAAAAGGAAATCAGT GAAATAGCATGGCACCGGCTTGATGAACTTCAACCAGCAAGTGATGAAGTGATATCGCGTAGCATCACCGGCCTTAAGCTTTATATGGTGGCCCCTTTTCTAGC ATCATTGAAATCATGGATTTCAACACACCAACCTGCTATGGCTCCAAGGCCCGATTTGCCTCTTAAAG GAATTTGCGTGTGGAAAGCAAAACCCGGTTCTATTGGAAGTAGCTCCACAGTAATGGATATCCAGCCAACAAAACCTGAACCTGATTCTCACACCCCTGACCTGGGGCCTGGCAAGAGCTTTAGGAATTTCAGATTTGATACTGCCTCGATTTTACAAGCAATGGAaacttccttttcttcttga